The following coding sequences lie in one Vanessa atalanta chromosome 1, ilVanAtal1.2, whole genome shotgun sequence genomic window:
- the LOC125063861 gene encoding insulin-like growth factor-binding protein complex acid labile subunit, translating into MILSRIWSLLLLFFITEAEILDFDDHTNEACYTCYCSADLTSVDCSHRGLTNIPNGISLKVTKLNVSNNEISSFPNNLSNLYNLKSLDLSGNQLNSLPENALQNLTALEVLNLSRNYFESWLSINPNEVLKPATSLKILDLSKNKFTTLANLANQELLISPSLETLILNSCEINSIHGRSPLSGLISIRVLKLNNNPLLRIQNLISSTLKSLYVSNCQLSYISHNEFAYLPSLVYLQMSYNYRLELSSTSNALFSNSLRYLDISYCNIFRPNLYGFPNLRKAIIKNNMIRFLKSIEFINNTKLEYLDLSYNNIGSFKSDTFRGLSMLRYLDLSWNEIAQIPEDSFIETPSLTQLKLARNYLNRVGHIKSTSLSILDMSSCEISIIGKDSLEGLPSLIDIDLSHNLLSYIPDSISSNTLKYLNLNYNRISSINNVTFFMLPRLSGLSVIGNRFTNIWSKTYFNSNLYLERLDLTDNMWRCDCIDDNMYDFYEFVTLEPNKKEESFNLICNSPINVIGQTWLEACYFHWNPTEKARNVDNLIWFLIVMVVGLALCLLLVNTIRRTMKRRLGAIQAERERQVEEARDRLRQLRIRAEQEALCNTPDPRDLIAPPSYDEALSMPKLNASSHSLNETGTGKTKRRRGRRKTKSSGDLLEETERNGDARVFDDIELTETSNDNNRHRRRRNRRYGSHEINELEQSPGARRRRMSEYNTLDDSVTVEIETELERPLRPRNRRYSDENQPRESDF; encoded by the exons GATTTGACGAGCGTGGATTGTTCACATAGAGGATTAACCAATATTCCTAATGGCATCAGTTTGAAG gtGACAAAACTCAACGTTTCAAACAACGAAATTTCATCTTTTCCAAACAACCTAAGCAacctatacaatttaaaatctttgGACCTAAGTGGGAACCAGTTAAATAGCTTACCAGAAAATGCATTACAAAACCTCACAGCATTGGAAGTATTGAATTTGTcaagaaattattttgaatcatGGCTAAGCATAAATCCCAACGAAGTATTAAAACCAGCGACTAGTCTAAAAATTTTAGATTTGTCGAAGAATAAATTCACAACCTTGGCAAATCTTGCAAATCAAGAGCTCCTTATCAGCCCCTCGTTGGAAACATTGATATTGAACAGCTGTGAAATAAACTCTATTCACGGCAGATCGCCTCTTAGCGGACTAATTAGTATAAGAGttctgaaattaaataacaatcctTTATTaagaattcaaaatttaatatcatctACGCTGAAGAGTTTATATGTAAGCAATTGTCAGTTGAGTTATATAAGTCACAATGAATTTGCTTATTTGCCTTCATTGGTGTATTTACAAATGTCATATAACTACCGGTTAGAGTTATCTTCAACATCGAATGCATTGTTTTCTAATTCTCTAAGATATTTAGACATttcatattgtaatatttttagacCTAACTTATACGGATTTCCAAATTTAAGAAaggctattattaaaaacaacatgATACGATTCTTGAAgagtattgaatttataaataatacaaaattagaatatttagatCTATCCTATAATAATATAGGGTCCTTCAAAAGTGATACTTTCCGAGGACTAAGTATGCTCAGATATTTGGATTTGTCTTGGAATGAGATAGCCCAAATACCCGAAGATAGTTTTATAGAGACGCCATCACTGACACAACTCAAACTTGCTAGAAATTATCTTAATAGAGTGGGACACATTAAATCTACGTCATTATCAATACTTGATATGAGTTCTTGTGAAATTAGTATAATTGGTAAAGATTCCTTAGAAGGACTTCCATCGCTTATAGATATAGACTTATCACACAATCTTTTATCTTATATCCCGGATAGTATCTCATCGAATacgctaaaatatttaaatttaaattataatagaattagTTCTATTAACAATGTTACCTTTTTCATGCTACCTCGACTAAGTGGATTGAGTGTTATTGGGAATAGGTTTACTAATATTTGGAGCAAAACCTATTTCAATTCAAATCTTTATTTAGAGAGACTCGATCTCACCGACAATATGTGGAGATGTGATTGCATCGACGATAATATGTATGACTTTTATGAATTTGTTACTTTAGAACCAAATAAAAAGGAGGAATCTTTTAATCTAATATGCAACAGTCCAATTAATGTTATCGGTCAAACATGGTTAGAAGCATGTTATTTTCATTGGAACCCCACCGAAAAAGCAAGAAACGTCGATAACTTGATTTGGTTCTTAATAGTCATGGTTGTTGGATTAGCTCTGTGTCTCCTACTAGTCAATACTATCAGAAGAACAATGAAACGACGTTTAGGAGCAATTCAAGCAGAAAGGGAAAGACAAGTTGAGGAGGCTAGAGACAGACTAAGACAGTTAAGAATACGAGCTGAACAAGAAGCGTTATGTAACACACCTGATCCAAGAGATTTAATTGCACCACCGTCTTATGATGAAGCTCTCTCAATGCCGAAGCTAAATGCTTCTTCTCATTCTTTAAACGAAACCGGAACAGGAAAAACCAAACGAAGAAGAGGTAGAAGGAAAACAAAGTCAAGTGGAGATTTATTAGAGGAAACAGAAAGAAATGGTGACGCACGTGTCTTCGATGACATAGAGCTTACAGAAACttctaatgataataatagaCATAGACGTCGCCGAAATCGAAGATACGGTAGCCATGAAATAAATGAACTAGAGCAAAGTCCAGGTGCCAGACGTAGAAGAATGTCAGAATATAACACCTTAGATGACAGTGTGACAGTTGAAATCGAAACGGAGTTAGAACGGCCGCTTCGCCCAAGAAATCGACGATATTCTGACGAAAACCAACCTAGAGAAAGTGATTTTTAA
- the LOC125063941 gene encoding protein windpipe, with the protein MAWLSIYVYLLAASLLLSPTLAAVCPDGCVCSTTRDGLHRVTCSNLAELYKYSLRQKHHNINILDLSHNNITKITHELDRLTEVVTLDLSTNGLTKLNKFLHNAKKLVHLNLAHNRIQKLSLTYLPTSVSSLDLSGNLLKDVPSDIAHLPSLEHLELNGNPLECSCDNIVARNHLLAANVYIDNVKCHTPVHLKGRSWLELKTKDICKIAKPDFMDMMMGDQPIDAVRIGEETTALKSMSLVASSDLDEGKIIHGADLVEDDDSLQFMKVGHFSTPSPINEIEGSGDAESTTISDVIEPVQERKMLGNLFANEEILPAENTHTTDDPMEGSGEGSGFFIPDYEEISEKNVETTTPIISELSPDPVERIFNDDENSTELEFPMHVPPTIYQGGPDWHSKTDPEVVTGRSATPEVTRDTTVSEQIRVTQASEVLGQAPSNEENVVPHKTGTYVCIALIIVLLVGLIGFAITKGQMRKRRDRRLLRQQKRDVEKASKEMVDMNKSLLGKPAAIENPAEKKVNGKYELVPTHETHQKKSENGDVGNGIKRNETEDLRTDSPRDTNQNKSSSIDNNLAHEHQIPQQETSFESDIGANSRKDTNSLSSEDIFVPINDDDNPRLNRNRDSDVSQPLINGDPTVDCDYLSPSREYVPVYSPDMGRVRIKITETPKPKTPVLVTRSRSNAGDIIITPSQDGNAPKSTT; encoded by the coding sequence ATGGCGTGGCTTTCTATTTATGTCTACCTTCTTGCCGCATCCTTGCTTCTATCACCAACATTGGCGGCTGTCTGCCCTGATGGCTGTGTTTGCAGTACAACGCGGGATGGACTTCACCGGGTCACTTGCAGTAACCTCGCCGAACTCTACAAATATTCTCTCCGACAGaaacatcataatataaatattcttgatctctcacataataatattactaaaatcacTCATGAGTTAGACAGGTTGACTGAAGTGGTAACGCTTGATTTGTCTACTAACGGTCTCACTAAACTTAACAAATTTTTGCATAATGCAAAAAAATTAGTTCACCTAAATCTAGCTCACAACAGAATACAAAAACTCTCATTGACGTATCTGCCCACAAGTGTTAGTTCTTTGGATTTATCTGGTAATCTTTTAAAAGATGTGCCTTCAGACATAGCTCATTTACCTAGCTTAGAACATTTGGAATTAAATGGAAATCCTTTGGAATGTTCTTGCGACAATATTGTTGCTAGAAATCATTTACTGGCTGCGAATGTATATATCGATAACGTGAAATGCCACACACCAGTACACTTAAAAGGCCGTTCTTGGTTGGaactaaaaacaaaagacaTTTGCAAAATTGCGAAACCGGATTTCATGGATATGATGATGGGCGACCAGCCTATCGATGCTGTTCGAATTGGTGAAGAAACGACGGCTCTGAAATCTATGTCTTTAGTAGCTAGTAGCGATCTCGATGAAGGAAAAATTATCCACGGTGCGGATTTAGTGGAAGATGATGACAGTTTACAGTTTATGAAAGTCGGTCATTTTTCAACGCCATCACCTATTAATGAGATCGAAGGATCGGGTGATGCTGAAAGTACTACAATTAGTGATGTAATAGAGCCTGTGCAAGAACGTAAAATGCTTGGTAACTTATTCGCAAATGAGGAAATTTTACCTGCAGAGAATACTCATACTACAGATGACCCTATGGAGGGATCCGGCGAAGGATCAGGTTTCTTCATACCCGACTATGAAGAAATAAGTGAAAAGAATGTGGAAACGACTACACCTATAATTAGCGAACTAAGCCCTGATCCAGTTGAAAGAATATTTAACGATGATGAAAATTCTACTGAATTAGAATTTCCAATGCACGTACCACCAACGATATATCAGGGTGGTCCAGACTGGCACAGCAAAACTGATCCCGAAGTAGTTACAGGGAGATCAGCTACTCCCGAAGTTACAAGAGATACGACTGTATCTGAGCAAATTCGAGTAACTCAAGCATCTGAAGTTCTGGGTCAAGCACCGTCTAATGAGGAGAATGTAGTTCCACACAAGACTGGAACTTATGTTTGTATTgcgttaattattgttttacttgTCGGTTTAATTGGATTTGCTATAACTAAAGGGCAAATGAGGAAACGAAGAGACAGAAGACTTTTAAGACAGCAAAAGAGAGACGTAGAGAAGGCTTCTAAAGAAATGGTAGACATGAATAAATCCTTATTAGGAAAACCTGCTGCAATAGAAAATCCTGcggaaaaaaaagttaatgggAAATATGAACTTGTACCTACTCATGAAACACATCAGAAAAAAAGTGAAAATGGCGATGTTGGAAACGGTATAAAACGCAATGAAACCGAGGATCTTAGAACTGATAGCCCTCGTGATACAAATCAAAACAAGAGCAGttcaattgataataatttagctCATGAACACCAAATACCACAACAAGAAACGTCATTTGAATCTGACATAGGAGCGAATTCTAGAAAAGATACTAATTCTTTGTCCAGTGAGGATATATTTGTACCTATAAATGATGATGACAATCCGAGGTTGAATCGCAATCGAGATTCAGACGTATCCCAACCACTTATTAACGGAGATCCTACAGTCGACTGTGATTATTTGTCACCTTCACGTGAATATGTTCCGGTATATTCTCCCGACATGGGACGAgttcgtataaaaataacagaaactCCCAAGCCTAAAACACCAGTGCTAGTCACCAGAAGTAGGTCAAATGCCGGAGACATAATTATTACACCTTCACAGGACGGAAACGCGCCAAAATCAACTACTTGA